One genomic region from Burkholderia latens encodes:
- a CDS encoding glycosyltransferase family protein: protein MNDSPRIFAPLGHPYYVSAPPYLQTSGGVRAMHYLCHALNLLGCEAYINTDNVHPDLRTPLLTEEIARAHFVAGRSPVAVYPEIVEGNPFNARCVARYLLAEPGRINGKPIDLAPTDLVFSFGPSIVPDGWHADLLRVPLVDTRIFHCDGVDDTTRHGTAVFLNRHLRRGGALHSATAESIEISRRVVERSAHELAELFRRVECLYLYEWSTAVFEALMSGCPVVCILNDASMPKAERWVMNGKGIAWGLDPREIAHAKATVHEARDVYREEEALFWRQLRAFVEKTQARADELDVLPAAQCAAGAGTVTTARPAAGSAARSMAVVCAAPVTDPHIAARFAAPFHALAREWNVEFPVGDTGIDLDALQRADVIVLHDATAALLSGAALEQLFALGKPVVCDLDRPFDAIVLADPDIAGSARRRAAMRDAIRRADALVVRSDAIAATYRHVNAAVHVLPVDAEPARHGALYARLSEHGRRAAAAAPAPGGSPAPQTRSAKRLVAYAVDPVDGASMQRRLVLPFARLADEWTLVSGLADAAAIATADAVLLDRHTPGLLPLTALSAIFEFDKPVIYATDIQPPAQPMAADPALAGIAFTIGNAHAIVVPTPDLARQYRPWNPNVFVLPDSVDLELFLRPVRACNDARVTIGVAGAALLPDNFALVDAALRAAYARHPGRIAVQFFGAHVPAGWEQHPASEFVHAPEGYRAYAQQLRTLEWDVALMPLADTDDGAASAIQRQEFAAAGIALVASDRPALRAELDDGDDVLLAGDAAHAWDDALDRVVTQPALRRRIARTAQARVRKHGALQARVPIIRETYRRCVERKGTAVPLPPRDAPIPGVLILDAEGDAERVEAALRVVATRAERDLLSVVLTTAAGALPEWTERLRYVSTSTQEYPATADQLAAMPAFDWVAIVDVADIEVGNASLEAVAADAVID from the coding sequence ACCTGTGCCACGCGCTGAACCTGCTCGGCTGCGAGGCCTACATCAACACGGATAACGTGCATCCCGATCTCCGCACGCCGTTGCTGACCGAGGAGATCGCGCGCGCGCATTTCGTCGCGGGCCGTAGCCCGGTCGCCGTCTATCCGGAGATCGTCGAAGGCAATCCGTTCAACGCACGCTGCGTCGCACGCTACCTGCTCGCGGAGCCCGGGCGCATCAACGGGAAGCCGATCGATCTCGCGCCGACCGATCTCGTGTTCTCGTTCGGGCCGTCGATCGTGCCCGACGGCTGGCACGCCGATCTGCTCAGGGTGCCTCTCGTCGACACGCGCATCTTTCATTGCGACGGCGTCGACGACACGACGCGCCACGGCACGGCCGTGTTCCTGAATCGCCATCTGCGCCGCGGCGGTGCGCTCCATTCCGCGACGGCCGAGTCGATCGAGATCTCGCGTCGGGTGGTTGAGCGCTCCGCGCACGAACTCGCCGAGCTGTTTCGCCGTGTCGAATGCCTGTACCTGTACGAATGGTCGACGGCGGTATTCGAGGCGCTGATGAGCGGCTGCCCGGTCGTGTGCATCCTGAACGACGCGTCGATGCCGAAGGCCGAGCGGTGGGTCATGAACGGCAAGGGGATCGCGTGGGGGCTGGATCCGCGCGAGATCGCGCACGCGAAAGCGACCGTGCACGAAGCGCGCGACGTATATCGCGAAGAAGAAGCACTGTTTTGGCGGCAACTGCGGGCGTTCGTCGAGAAGACGCAGGCGCGCGCCGACGAGCTCGACGTGCTGCCGGCGGCGCAGTGCGCGGCCGGCGCGGGGACCGTGACCACTGCACGGCCGGCCGCCGGCTCCGCGGCGCGGAGCATGGCCGTCGTGTGCGCCGCGCCGGTAACCGATCCGCACATCGCCGCGCGGTTCGCCGCGCCATTTCATGCGCTTGCGCGCGAATGGAACGTCGAATTTCCTGTCGGCGACACCGGCATCGATCTCGACGCGCTACAGCGCGCCGACGTGATCGTGCTGCATGACGCGACCGCGGCGCTGCTGTCCGGCGCCGCGCTCGAGCAACTGTTCGCGCTCGGCAAGCCGGTGGTGTGCGACCTGGACCGACCGTTCGACGCGATCGTGCTCGCCGATCCGGACATCGCGGGAAGCGCTCGCCGACGCGCCGCCATGCGCGACGCGATCCGTCGTGCCGACGCACTGGTGGTGCGCTCGGACGCGATCGCTGCCACGTACCGGCACGTCAACGCGGCGGTACACGTGCTGCCGGTCGATGCGGAGCCGGCGCGCCATGGCGCGCTGTATGCGCGACTGTCCGAACACGGGCGGCGAGCCGCTGCAGCGGCACCGGCGCCGGGTGGCTCGCCCGCACCGCAGACGCGATCGGCGAAGCGGCTCGTCGCGTACGCTGTCGACCCCGTCGATGGTGCATCCATGCAGCGCCGTCTCGTGTTGCCGTTCGCGCGGCTCGCTGACGAGTGGACGCTCGTCAGCGGCCTGGCCGACGCCGCTGCGATCGCCACCGCCGACGCCGTGCTGCTCGATCGCCACACGCCGGGCCTGCTGCCGCTGACGGCGCTGAGCGCAATCTTCGAATTCGACAAGCCGGTGATCTACGCAACCGATATTCAGCCGCCCGCGCAACCGATGGCGGCCGACCCGGCGCTCGCCGGCATTGCGTTCACAATCGGCAACGCGCACGCGATCGTCGTGCCGACACCGGATCTCGCGCGCCAGTACCGGCCCTGGAATCCGAACGTGTTCGTGCTGCCCGACAGTGTCGATCTCGAACTGTTTTTGCGCCCGGTGCGGGCCTGCAATGACGCGCGCGTGACGATTGGCGTCGCCGGCGCGGCGCTGCTGCCGGATAACTTCGCGCTGGTCGATGCCGCGCTGCGCGCCGCGTATGCGCGCCATCCGGGCCGCATCGCCGTGCAATTCTTCGGCGCGCACGTGCCGGCCGGCTGGGAGCAGCATCCGGCGAGCGAATTCGTGCACGCGCCGGAGGGATACCGCGCGTATGCGCAGCAACTGCGCACGCTGGAATGGGACGTAGCGTTGATGCCGCTTGCCGATACCGACGACGGGGCGGCGAGCGCGATCCAGCGGCAGGAGTTCGCCGCCGCCGGTATTGCGCTCGTCGCAAGCGACCGGCCGGCGCTGCGCGCCGAACTGGACGACGGCGACGACGTACTGCTTGCCGGCGATGCCGCGCACGCATGGGACGACGCGCTCGATCGCGTGGTCACGCAGCCCGCGCTGCGCAGGCGGATCGCGCGTACCGCTCAGGCTCGTGTGCGCAAGCACGGTGCGCTGCAAGCGCGCGTGCCGATCATTCGCGAGACCTACCGGCGGTGCGTCGAACGCAAGGGTACGGCCGTGCCGTTGCCGCCGCGCGATGCGCCAATTCCCGGTGTGCTGATTCTTGACGCGGAGGGCGACGCCGAACGCGTGGAGGCCGCGCTGCGCGTCGTCGCGACGCGGGCGGAACGGGATCTGCTGAGCGTGGTGCTGACGACGGCGGCCGGAGCGCTGCCCGAGTGGACCGAGCGGCTGCGTTACGTGAGCACGTCGACGCAGGAATACCCGGCCACCGCGGATCAGCTCGCGGCGATGCCGGCGTTCGACTGGGTTGCGATCGTCGATGTGGCGGATATCGAGGTGGGTAACGCTTCGCTGGAAGCGGTGGCTGCGGACGCGGTGATCGACTGA
- the tssF gene encoding type VI secretion system baseplate subunit TssF yields the protein MDHLLPHYERELSLLRRSVAIFATRYPKIAVRLGISGDRSEDPHVERMLQSFALLAADIGSRLDDNYPEFAEALLGMLYPQYLRTVPACAIAQFDVSDMFEKLTEPSLVALGTELASKTEDCLFRTVYDVTLAPVRISTARYAPTTAVPADVVLPAGTTGLLSITFEVARPDFRIDAVPRPLRIHVDGPREVVGAAMDTMTMHTAAAFVENAEHRWSTLTTPPLAAAGYDEAEKLLDEDDGPPALRLLSEYFAFPKKFDFVDVDLAALAHTAGSSRQLTLHLAICDVHPDSWTAQRLKNLSADNLRFFCTPIVNLFRLTSLPLKRSPITNTYPVQSQNTGVAGVEVWSVESVRATKGSSRANIIHPFTSLMHGDSGKPAGPYWVLMHHNAALPSGKKETALSLVELDGRPATDTGIEQITADVTCSNGNFPRTMRAGAEDGDLVNEQGPMVSRIVMLDAPTEVARLSGDGDAAWRLITQFAPHSIELTRTGLAELKRLFRQFIAQSAGHAKLLDGLTNLSHRAKQLWLPGKPMPSFVRGLEVTLTVDEQAFAAVSLNSFISVMEHFFTVHAPTTSFVQLVVMSANSGAEIRRCAPRPGTTMLA from the coding sequence ATGGATCATCTGCTTCCGCACTACGAAAGAGAACTTTCACTGCTGCGCCGGTCAGTTGCGATCTTTGCGACACGCTATCCCAAAATTGCCGTTCGTCTCGGGATTTCCGGCGACCGCTCCGAAGATCCCCACGTCGAACGGATGCTGCAGTCGTTCGCTCTCCTTGCTGCGGATATAGGAAGCCGGCTCGACGACAACTATCCGGAATTCGCCGAGGCCCTCCTTGGCATGCTGTATCCCCAGTATCTCCGAACGGTTCCTGCGTGTGCAATCGCGCAGTTCGATGTCTCAGACATGTTCGAAAAGCTGACTGAGCCCTCGCTCGTTGCCCTCGGCACGGAACTGGCGAGCAAAACGGAAGACTGCCTTTTCCGAACCGTATATGACGTAACGTTAGCTCCCGTGCGGATTTCGACTGCACGCTACGCTCCGACAACTGCCGTTCCCGCCGACGTCGTCCTGCCCGCCGGCACAACCGGTCTGCTTTCCATCACCTTTGAGGTTGCCCGCCCCGACTTTCGCATCGACGCCGTTCCCCGTCCGTTGCGCATCCATGTCGACGGCCCTCGCGAAGTCGTCGGCGCGGCAATGGATACGATGACAATGCACACGGCCGCCGCCTTCGTCGAAAACGCCGAACATCGCTGGTCAACGCTGACCACGCCGCCGCTTGCCGCCGCCGGCTACGATGAAGCCGAGAAGCTGCTCGACGAAGACGACGGGCCGCCGGCCCTGCGGCTACTCAGCGAATATTTTGCGTTTCCGAAGAAATTCGATTTCGTTGACGTCGACCTCGCCGCGCTCGCACATACGGCGGGCTCCAGCCGGCAACTCACCTTGCATCTCGCCATTTGCGACGTTCATCCAGATTCGTGGACGGCACAGCGACTAAAGAATCTATCGGCGGACAATCTGAGGTTTTTTTGCACGCCAATCGTCAACCTGTTCCGGCTTACGTCGCTGCCACTCAAGCGGAGTCCGATCACGAACACGTATCCCGTGCAATCCCAGAATACGGGTGTTGCGGGTGTCGAAGTTTGGTCTGTCGAGTCGGTCCGCGCCACGAAAGGCAGTTCAAGAGCGAATATCATTCATCCGTTCACGTCGCTCATGCACGGCGATTCCGGCAAACCAGCGGGCCCCTATTGGGTCCTCATGCACCATAACGCGGCCTTGCCATCGGGAAAGAAGGAAACCGCGCTCAGCTTGGTCGAACTCGACGGCCGACCGGCGACCGACACCGGAATCGAGCAGATAACGGCAGATGTCACCTGCTCGAATGGCAATTTCCCTCGCACGATGCGGGCCGGCGCCGAGGATGGTGATCTGGTAAACGAGCAGGGACCGATGGTTTCTCGCATCGTGATGCTGGACGCGCCGACAGAAGTGGCGCGATTGTCAGGTGATGGCGACGCAGCTTGGCGGCTCATCACGCAGTTTGCCCCGCACTCGATCGAATTGACCCGCACCGGGCTTGCGGAGCTGAAACGCCTGTTCCGCCAGTTCATCGCTCAATCCGCTGGACACGCGAAACTCCTCGACGGACTGACCAATCTGAGCCATCGAGCCAAACAGCTCTGGCTTCCAGGAAAACCAATGCCGAGTTTCGTTCGGGGTTTGGAAGTGACGTTGACGGTCGACGAACAAGCGTTTGCCGCCGTCAGTTTGAACTCTTTCATTAGCGTGATGGAGCACTTCTTCACCGTGCACGCGCCGACGACCAGCTTTGTCCAACTTGTCGTGATGTCGGCCAACTCCGGCGCGGAAATTCGACGTTGCGCGCCACGACCTGGCACAACCATGCTCGCCTGA
- a CDS encoding PAAR domain-containing protein, giving the protein MMNLIRVGDDTDHGGKVITGSSTMRFDGRFVARKRDEVTCPQHPDVKPNFIEEGDESMTDNGVPIARHGHRATCGCHLISSLT; this is encoded by the coding sequence ATGATGAATCTCATCCGTGTCGGCGATGATACAGACCACGGCGGCAAAGTGATCACGGGTTCGTCGACGATGCGTTTCGACGGTCGTTTCGTTGCTCGCAAGAGGGATGAGGTAACTTGCCCCCAACACCCGGACGTCAAACCGAATTTTATCGAAGAGGGCGATGAATCGATGACAGATAACGGTGTTCCGATTGCCCGGCACGGTCACCGGGCGACCTGCGGTTGTCATCTGATTTCGAGCCTTACCTGA
- a CDS encoding putative type VI secretion system effector, whose translation MSSEREYAVQVLRGTISNLKCRRRQQDFVLSEAQHAYIQATAAGAALAGMGASAIGLIQSSANSEEEADWVEFELDGKQIEGWLWKMPMKDGDEVEIVAEPRPRDRYFTYSIRRVQDDMVAVYPHATRGRSALYRWLMKFMLIAWGFCSGIVTVFMFRNHEGIDLSTHILVMTGAWGFSLIVFWILFHRAYLKMKHFARLAEVVFSCYGWSDVRRINLVRSSKQMRPENRDLEYGIHYFRYRS comes from the coding sequence ATGAGTTCCGAGCGAGAATATGCAGTTCAGGTGCTGCGAGGCACGATCAGTAACCTTAAGTGCCGGCGTCGCCAGCAGGATTTCGTTTTAAGTGAAGCGCAGCATGCCTACATACAAGCGACGGCTGCTGGGGCAGCGTTGGCGGGCATGGGTGCATCTGCAATTGGGTTAATTCAATCTTCCGCGAATTCGGAGGAAGAAGCGGACTGGGTGGAATTTGAACTCGACGGCAAGCAGATCGAGGGATGGCTCTGGAAAATGCCGATGAAAGACGGTGATGAGGTCGAGATCGTTGCCGAACCGAGGCCGCGTGATCGGTACTTTACCTATTCAATCCGGAGAGTTCAGGACGATATGGTGGCGGTGTATCCACATGCGACGAGAGGGCGATCGGCACTTTATCGCTGGCTTATGAAATTCATGTTAATCGCCTGGGGGTTTTGCAGTGGTATTGTAACGGTCTTTATGTTCCGGAACCATGAGGGGATTGATTTAAGTACGCATATTCTGGTAATGACCGGTGCTTGGGGTTTTTCATTGATTGTTTTTTGGATATTATTCCACCGTGCTTATCTGAAGATGAAGCACTTCGCTAGATTGGCCGAGGTCGTTTTCTCGTGCTACGGCTGGAGTGACGTACGTAGGATTAATCTCGTACGTTCGTCGAAGCAGATGAGGCCGGAGAATCGAGATCTCGAATATGGTATTCACTATTTTCGCTATCGTTCGTAA
- a CDS encoding type VI secretion system baseplate subunit TssF — MRAGAEDGDLVNEQGTMVSRIVMLDAPTEVVRLSCEGDAAWRLITQFSPHSIELTRTGLAEVNRPFRQFTAYSEVHTKRVDGLTNLSHRAKQLWLPGKPMPSFVWSLEVTLTVDEQAFAAVSLNAFISVMDHCFTVHAPTISFVQLVVMSANTGGEIRRCAPRPGTIPLAWQAMA, encoded by the coding sequence ATGCGAGCAGGCGCCGAGGATGGCGATCTGGTCAACGAGCAAGGAACGATGGTTTCTCGCATCGTGATGCTGGATGCGCCAACAGAAGTCGTGCGATTGTCGTGCGAAGGCGACGCAGCTTGGCGACTCATCACACAGTTTTCCCCGCACTCGATCGAATTGACCCGCACCGGGCTTGCGGAGGTGAACCGCCCGTTCCGCCAGTTCACCGCTTACTCCGAAGTACACACGAAACGGGTTGACGGACTGACGAACCTGAGCCATCGAGCCAAACAGCTCTGGCTTCCAGGAAAACCAATGCCGAGTTTCGTTTGGAGCTTGGAAGTGACGTTGACGGTCGACGAACAAGCGTTTGCCGCCGTCAGTTTGAACGCGTTCATCAGCGTGATGGATCACTGCTTCACGGTGCACGCGCCGACGATCAGCTTTGTTCAACTCGTCGTGATGTCGGCCAACACTGGTGGAGAAATTAGACGCTGTGCACCGCGACCTGGCACAATTCCGCTCGCTTGGCAGGCTATGGCATAG
- a CDS encoding PAAR domain-containing protein yields the protein MYDGDRRIALDHEMATCTKCPGEHPIQGSGTDMQEDGRSCVLDGDLVLCPCGTNHVKAGSGSGCSTV from the coding sequence ATGTATGATGGCGACAGACGTATCGCCCTGGATCACGAAATGGCAACGTGCACCAAATGTCCTGGCGAGCATCCGATCCAAGGTAGCGGTACCGATATGCAAGAGGACGGTCGGTCATGCGTCTTGGATGGCGATCTGGTTCTGTGCCCGTGCGGAACGAACCACGTTAAGGCAGGCAGTGGATCGGGATGTTCGACGGTCTGA
- a CDS encoding putative type VI secretion system effector has translation MDSKQATAPVLLRGTITGLTIRRAAYEAVFTESDKQAIERTAVVAALAGLNDIALNLSTSTEFTDTVGDLVTFRLNGEEVRAWIWLSVFENGDEVEVVAERAESGWIGYAIRRCSDGILSVHPHCERGSRAVLKFFLKWSILFWTGCGLVVTLLVVVFAMSNGMPNGWGGSVGVFASAWTVWEVTAVLIAYRVSRRFKRQLPMANKIFATFGWKDPPNVDLPKASKKLRQPEDTWQMGKLIFRYAES, from the coding sequence ATGGACAGTAAGCAGGCTACTGCCCCGGTGCTTCTGCGTGGAACTATTACGGGACTAACGATACGCCGTGCAGCCTACGAGGCGGTTTTCACGGAATCGGACAAGCAAGCGATAGAGCGAACCGCGGTCGTGGCGGCGCTGGCGGGCCTGAACGATATTGCGCTCAACCTCAGCACGTCCACAGAGTTCACGGATACAGTGGGGGATCTAGTGACGTTCAGACTAAACGGTGAGGAAGTCCGCGCATGGATCTGGCTATCTGTCTTTGAAAACGGCGATGAAGTCGAAGTCGTTGCGGAGCGGGCAGAGTCTGGGTGGATTGGATATGCAATCAGGCGGTGTAGTGATGGCATTTTGTCCGTTCATCCTCATTGCGAGCGTGGGAGTAGGGCGGTTTTAAAATTTTTCCTTAAATGGTCTATATTGTTTTGGACTGGCTGTGGGTTGGTAGTTACACTACTCGTCGTAGTGTTCGCTATGTCTAACGGCATGCCGAATGGTTGGGGTGGGAGTGTCGGGGTGTTTGCCTCTGCATGGACGGTATGGGAAGTCACGGCTGTCTTGATTGCTTATAGAGTCAGCCGTAGATTTAAAAGGCAGTTGCCAATGGCAAACAAGATATTTGCGACATTTGGCTGGAAGGATCCGCCTAATGTTGACTTGCCGAAAGCATCGAAGAAGCTACGGCAACCTGAAGACACCTGGCAGATGGGTAAGCTGATTTTTCGTTATGCCGAGTCTTGA
- a CDS encoding putative type VI secretion system effector, translating to MDSKQATAPVLLRGTITGLTIRRAAYEAVFTEADKQAMERTAVVAALAGLNDIALNLSTSTEFTDTVGDLVTFRLNGEEVRAWIWLSVFDNGDEVEVVAERAESGWVGYAIRRCSDGILSVHPHCERGSRALTKFFIKWSVLFWSVCALVSTFFLMQTLPQDRDQWFFVAKSLFGIWLAVEILAVFVAFRIGHRFKRQLPMANRIFSTFGWKNPPNVDLPKASKKLRQPEDTWQMGKLIFRYAES from the coding sequence ATGGACAGTAAGCAGGCTACTGCCCCGGTGCTTCTGCGTGGAACTATTACGGGACTAACGATACGCCGTGCAGCCTACGAGGCTGTTTTCACCGAAGCGGACAAGCAAGCAATGGAGCGAACCGCGGTCGTGGCGGCGCTGGCGGGCCTGAACGATATCGCGCTCAACCTCAGTACGTCCACGGAGTTCACGGATACGGTGGGGGATCTGGTGACGTTCAGACTGAACGGTGAGGAAGTCCGCGCATGGATCTGGCTGTCTGTCTTTGACAATGGTGATGAAGTCGAAGTCGTTGCGGAGCGGGCAGAGTCTGGATGGGTTGGATATGCAATCAGGCGGTGCAGTGATGGCATTTTGTCCGTTCATCCTCATTGTGAGCGTGGTAGTCGAGCGCTTACCAAATTTTTCATAAAATGGTCGGTGCTATTTTGGAGTGTGTGTGCATTGGTTTCGACATTTTTTTTAATGCAAACGCTGCCTCAGGACCGAGATCAATGGTTCTTTGTGGCGAAATCCCTGTTTGGTATCTGGCTGGCGGTGGAGATTTTGGCAGTTTTTGTTGCATTTAGAATTGGCCATAGATTCAAGAGGCAATTGCCGATGGCAAATAGGATTTTTTCGACATTTGGCTGGAAAAATCCGCCCAACGTAGACTTGCCGAAAGCATCGAAGAAACTACGGCAACCTGAAGATACCTGGCAGATGGGTAAGCTGATTTTTCGCTATGCCGAGTCCTGA
- a CDS encoding putative type VI secretion system effector — protein sequence MDSKQATAPVLLRGTITGLTKRRAAYEAVFTEADKQAMERTAVVAALAGLNDIALNLSTSTEFTDTVGDLVTFRLNGEEVRAWIWLSVFENGDEVEVVAERAESGWVGYAIRRRSDGILSVHPHCERGSRALFRNILKWSMLFWGACASIITLIQIVMLVNDSDGWQILLKAGLLAWLVIEVMAVFIAYRVWGRFKSQLPMANRIFATFGWKNPPNVDLPKASKKLRQPGDTWHMGKLIFRYAES from the coding sequence ATGGACAGTAAGCAGGCTACCGCCCCGGTGCTTCTGCGTGGAACCATTACAGGACTGACGAAGCGTCGTGCAGCCTACGAGGCTGTTTTCACCGAAGCGGACAAGCAAGCAATGGAGCGAACCGCGGTCGTGGCGGCGCTGGCGGGCCTGAACGATATCGCGCTCAACCTCAGTACGTCCACGGAGTTCACGGATACGGTGGGGGATCTGGTGACGTTCAGACTGAACGGTGAGGAAGTCCGTGCATGGATCTGGCTGTCTGTCTTTGAAAATGGTGATGAAGTCGAGGTCGTTGCGGAGCGGGCAGAGTCTGGATGGGTTGGATATGCAATCAGGCGGCGTAGTGATGGAATTTTGTCCGTTCATCCTCATTGTGAGCGTGGTAGCCGAGCGCTTTTCAGGAATATTCTAAAATGGTCGATGCTATTTTGGGGTGCGTGCGCGTCGATCATAACGTTAATTCAAATCGTGATGTTGGTTAATGATAGCGACGGCTGGCAAATTTTATTGAAGGCAGGGCTTCTCGCATGGCTGGTGATTGAGGTCATGGCTGTCTTTATTGCGTATAGGGTTTGGGGGAGGTTCAAGAGCCAATTGCCGATGGCTAATCGGATATTTGCGACATTTGGCTGGAAAAATCCGCCCAACGTAGACTTGCCGAAAGCATCGAAGAAACTACGGCAACCTGGAGATACCTGGCATATGGGTAAGCTGATTTTTCGCTATGCCGAGTCCTGA
- a CDS encoding putative type VI secretion system effector has product MDSKQATAAVLLRGTIMGLEKRRAAYESVFTEPDKQAMERTAVVAALAGLNDIALNLSTSTEFTDTVGDLVTFRLNGEEVRAWIWLSVFENGDEVEVVAERAESGWIGYAIRRCSDGILSVHPHCERGSRALFKFFLKFSVLFWSGCALAVTLLVASLMLYGGVHNRWIFFIKTFIVSWGVIEAMAVFIAYNVSRRFKRQLPMANKIFATFGWKDPPNVNLPKTSKKLRQPGDTWQMGKLIFRYAEF; this is encoded by the coding sequence ATGGACAGTAAGCAGGCTACTGCCGCGGTGCTTCTGCGTGGAACCATTATGGGACTCGAGAAACGTCGTGCAGCCTACGAGTCGGTTTTCACGGAACCGGACAAGCAAGCAATGGAGCGAACCGCGGTCGTGGCGGCGCTGGCGGGCTTGAACGATATTGCGCTCAACCTCAGTACGTCCACGGAGTTCACGGATACGGTGGGGGATCTAGTGACGTTCAGACTGAACGGTGAGGAAGTCCGCGCATGGATCTGGCTATCTGTCTTTGAAAACGGCGATGAAGTCGAAGTCGTTGCGGAGCGGGCAGAGTCTGGGTGGATTGGATATGCAATCAGGCGGTGTAGTGACGGCATTTTGTCCGTTCATCCTCATTGCGAGCGTGGGAGTAGGGCGCTATTTAAATTTTTCCTGAAATTTTCGGTGCTATTCTGGAGCGGGTGTGCATTGGCTGTGACGCTGCTGGTGGCGTCACTTATGCTTTACGGCGGCGTGCATAATCGATGGATATTTTTTATTAAAACTTTTATTGTTTCATGGGGTGTTATTGAGGCGATGGCGGTCTTTATTGCCTATAATGTTAGTCGAAGATTTAAGAGGCAATTGCCCATGGCAAACAAGATATTTGCGACATTTGGCTGGAAGGATCCGCCTAATGTTAACTTGCCGAAAACTTCGAAGAAGCTACGGCAACCTGGAGATACCTGGCAGATGGGTAAGCTGATTTTCCGCTATGCCGAGTTCTGA
- a CDS encoding putative type VI secretion system effector: MDSKQASAPMLLRGTITELTKRRAAYEAVFTEADKQAMERTAVVAALAGLNDIALNLSTSTEFTDTVGDLVTFRLNGEEVRAWIWLSVFENGDEVEVVAERAESGWIGYAIRRCSDGILSVHPHCERGSRALFKYFLKLSTLFWGGCALAMMLLVTAMTMRDSSFDNWELMLEVYLTGGVVLEGIAVFVAFRIWLRFKRQLPMANKIFATFGWKDPPNVNLSKTSKKLRQPGDTWQMGKLIFRYAES; this comes from the coding sequence ATGGACAGTAAGCAGGCTAGTGCCCCGATGCTTCTGCGCGGAACCATTACGGAACTGACGAAACGTCGTGCAGCCTACGAGGCAGTTTTTACGGAAGCGGACAAGCAAGCGATGGAGCGAACCGCGGTCGTTGCGGCGCTGGCGGGCCTGAACGATATTGCGCTCAACCTCAGTACGTCCACCGAGTTCACGGATACGGTGGGGGATCTAGTGACGTTCAGACTGAACGGTGAGGAAGTCCGCGCATGGATCTGGCTATCTGTCTTTGAAAATGGCGATGAAGTCGAAGTCGTTGCGGAGCGGGCAGAATCTGGATGGATTGGATATGCGATCCGGCGGTGTAGTGATGGCATTTTGTCCGTTCACCCTCATTGTGAACGTGGCAGTCGAGCGCTGTTTAAATATTTCCTTAAATTGTCGACGCTATTCTGGGGAGGGTGTGCGTTGGCGATGATGTTGCTTGTAACGGCAATGACAATGCGTGATAGCTCCTTTGATAATTGGGAGTTGATGCTGGAGGTCTATCTGACTGGCGGGGTGGTGCTGGAGGGAATTGCTGTATTCGTGGCATTCAGAATATGGTTAAGATTTAAAAGGCAGTTGCCAATGGCAAACAAGATATTTGCGACATTTGGCTGGAAGGATCCGCCAAATGTTAACTTGTCGAAAACTTCGAAGAAGCTACGGCAGCCTGGAGATACCTGGCAGATGGGTAAGCTGATTTTCCGCTATGCCGAGTCCTGA